The sequence TTGAATCAGGGCTCGGTGTTTCAAGAGTATGATACCGACTGTGAGGTCTTCCGCCAGCGCTTCCGGCAGTTCCAGTACAAAGAAGCATCTGGGCCTCATGAAGCTTTCAACAAACTCTGGGAGCTCTGCTGTCAATGGCTGAAGCCAAAGATGCGTTCTAAGGAGCAAATCTTGGAGCTGCTGGTGTTGGAGCAATTCCTAACGATTCTGCCCACAGAGATAGAGACCTGGGTGAGGGAACATTGCCCGGAGAACAGAGAAAGAGTTGTGTCACTGATAGAAGACTTACA is a genomic window of Phocoena sinus isolate mPhoSin1 chromosome X, mPhoSin1.pri, whole genome shotgun sequence containing:
- the ZNF449 gene encoding zinc finger protein 449 isoform X2, which gives rise to MAVALGCAIQASLNQGSVFQEYDTDCEVFRQRFRQFQYKEASGPHEAFNKLWELCCQWLKPKMRSKEQILELLVLEQFLTILPTEIETWVREHCPENRERVVSLIEDLQRELEIPEQQDIQYQNST